One genomic region from Amycolatopsis sp. FBCC-B4732 encodes:
- a CDS encoding acetaldehyde dehydrogenase (acetylating), producing the protein MAPVMAAIVGPGNIGTDLLAKLRRSEVIEVGYVVGVVESDGLERARAQGIAASAEGVDWLLRQDPLPELVFEATSAKAHAANAPRYEAAGIQAIDLTPAHLGPMVCPPVNLGAHLDAPNVSMITCGGQATIPMVHAVSRVTPVPYAEIVASVASRGAGPGTRANIDEFTRTTSQAVAEIGGAGRGKAIIILNPVEPPMIMRDTVFCAIGLDADRDAITASIHAMVAEVRQYVPGYSLRADPQFDDAREDWDGHARVGIFLEVRGNGDYLPEYAGNLDIMTAAAARVGELMARAKQEVPA; encoded by the coding sequence ATGGCTCCCGTGATGGCGGCGATCGTCGGCCCCGGCAACATCGGCACCGATTTGCTGGCGAAGCTGCGACGCAGTGAAGTGATCGAAGTCGGCTACGTCGTCGGCGTGGTCGAGTCCGACGGCCTCGAACGCGCCCGCGCGCAGGGGATCGCGGCGTCCGCCGAGGGCGTCGACTGGCTGCTGCGCCAGGATCCGTTGCCCGAGCTGGTGTTCGAGGCGACGTCGGCGAAGGCGCACGCGGCGAACGCCCCGCGCTACGAGGCCGCGGGCATCCAGGCGATCGACCTCACCCCGGCGCACCTCGGCCCGATGGTGTGCCCGCCGGTGAACCTCGGCGCCCACCTCGACGCCCCGAACGTCTCGATGATCACCTGCGGCGGCCAGGCCACGATCCCGATGGTGCACGCCGTTTCCCGGGTCACGCCGGTGCCGTACGCGGAGATCGTCGCCTCGGTGGCGTCGCGCGGCGCGGGGCCTGGCACCCGGGCGAACATCGACGAGTTCACGCGCACGACGTCGCAGGCGGTGGCCGAGATCGGCGGCGCGGGGCGCGGCAAGGCGATCATCATCCTCAACCCGGTCGAGCCGCCGATGATCATGCGGGACACGGTGTTCTGCGCGATCGGCCTCGACGCCGACCGCGACGCGATCACCGCGTCCATCCACGCGATGGTCGCCGAGGTGCGGCAGTACGTCCCCGGCTACTCCCTGCGCGCGGATCCGCAGTTCGACGACGCGCGCGAGGACTGGGACGGCCACGCGCGCGTCGGCATCTTCCTCGAGGTCCGCGGCAACGGCGACTACCTGCCGGAGTACGCCGGCAACCTGGACATCATGACCGCCGCGGCCGCGCGCGTCGGCGAGCTGATGGCGCGCGCGAAGCAGGAGGTGCCGGCATGA
- a CDS encoding tetratricopeptide repeat protein yields MSVDNTVTGTAGAVVQANSIRGGVHWHVDTPVELPKPRQLPASTRDFVGRAAQLDELNNVLVEDDRPGTVIVSAIDGTAGIGKTTLALTWAHQAADRFPDGQLYVNLRGFEPTAAPMPPEEALRGFLNAFRIPTDTIPADLQALSALYRSLLAGRRLLIVLDNARDSEQVRPLLPGSTSCAVVVTSRNRLTELVVRESARLVTLDMLSADDARELLARQLGDGRVAAEPEAVTSLVRSCAGLPLALTIAAARGATDPRFPLTVLADELQDEQGRLDGLETGDPQTDLESVFSWSYRSLPPPAARVFRCLGAHAGADLGLDAIRALTDGSLAQARAMVAKLVRANLADQYLPGRYRMHDLLRLYARRLASPEDSVALERMYGWYRDRVTAAVSWIHPRLAGDRYFRTCSEAIAWLETERGNLVAIILDERQSELAVELACLLTPFFRERRNFDDWGRTLTAAYRRAEGERKAVVVVELRFLEAVSHTRVDIGEVAATALPADDGEVLACLARTYLASGCGSQAKEAATAALARLRAAGDPRAEGWALLVLAEVCTYQLLFDEAAAALEQALEIWQRLGDRWFEAETLMRRAKADRKCSQVTHAIECLDRAYSIYDSFGDLTGKAQAICLRGSVLGQYGDARRAYEDQLLAHRFAVDAGDLRLEVQVLDELCCAARGVGKIAACWGYHDRWAAVADALGDPDGPLVASTELGTAYSELGNHARAISLLRELRERARGLRIETEGRTIRALGDAYGRQGCITEAVRCYLELEALYADHGELLEGALGGLCAVYRAVGSLADVMACAKRRIEANGNRGDPGSECWALDDLGIASTASGHYQDAISVHARAMELRSVMGMDSYRRGWGFVDIAFVHLAAGRFENALTNLYDARSVRESSANLFGVQQLVGMIAVLHIVRREFDIARSFVEQVIRLSPFVAGPVVEGLRKILGCYLSTFRFDEFEMCYLRALPAVRLLGDRTSGVSIRCSAVQARLRAGRSAEALELLRYEIDLAEAATDFTTAASLRSELVVALTGLRRFTDAESEALQGIRAAQRTASEADHMSFRSLCGRIYRKQGRYDEARRILDAGIAICERNGHPAKAELLARLAQTCLEAGAPREAVDAQRSRLDLDRAAGDDRKVAVTLAKLAEAHGVAGERAAAQRFLDESIVLTRQLEDPRGAAAALGACARAAQSLGLFDQAEEHFIEQEKLSGVVFDLDSQAKSVSNRAEHHRRAGRHATARELHERGLELRRELGDPLGTADQLRKLGVVTAELGLLDEAVGLLTESRAMAGNFGDTARLADACRALAAVHARRGDVRPAEQLLARCRTLYERLGDVVELRGLPRSVSES; encoded by the coding sequence GTGTCCGTCGACAACACCGTCACCGGGACGGCGGGTGCGGTGGTGCAGGCGAACTCCATCCGGGGTGGCGTCCACTGGCACGTCGACACGCCGGTGGAACTCCCGAAACCGCGGCAGCTACCCGCGTCGACACGCGATTTCGTCGGCCGTGCGGCTCAGCTCGACGAGCTGAACAACGTGCTCGTCGAAGACGACCGGCCGGGAACCGTCATCGTTTCCGCGATCGACGGCACGGCGGGCATCGGCAAAACGACGTTGGCGCTCACGTGGGCGCACCAAGCGGCGGATCGTTTTCCGGACGGTCAGCTGTACGTCAATTTACGCGGATTCGAACCCACGGCGGCGCCGATGCCGCCGGAAGAGGCGCTCCGCGGTTTCCTCAACGCGTTCCGCATCCCGACGGACACCATTCCCGCCGACCTGCAGGCGCTGTCGGCGCTGTACCGGAGCCTGCTGGCCGGCCGGCGGCTCCTGATCGTCCTGGACAATGCCCGGGACAGCGAACAGGTGCGGCCGCTGCTGCCGGGCAGCACGTCGTGCGCGGTCGTCGTCACCAGCCGCAACCGGCTCACCGAGCTGGTCGTGCGGGAAAGCGCCCGTCTCGTCACCCTCGACATGCTGTCCGCCGACGACGCACGCGAGCTCCTCGCCCGGCAGCTCGGCGACGGGCGCGTGGCCGCGGAACCGGAGGCGGTCACCTCCCTGGTCCGGTCGTGCGCCGGCCTGCCACTGGCGTTGACCATCGCCGCCGCCCGCGGCGCCACCGACCCGCGGTTTCCGCTGACCGTCCTCGCCGACGAGCTGCAGGACGAGCAGGGCAGGCTCGACGGTCTGGAGACGGGCGACCCGCAGACGGATCTCGAGTCGGTCTTCTCGTGGTCGTACCGCTCGCTGCCACCGCCGGCCGCCCGGGTGTTCCGCTGCCTGGGCGCCCACGCGGGAGCCGACCTCGGTCTCGACGCGATCCGTGCCTTGACGGATGGGTCCCTCGCACAGGCACGAGCCATGGTCGCGAAGCTCGTGCGGGCCAATCTCGCGGATCAGTACCTGCCGGGCCGGTACCGGATGCACGACCTCTTGCGCCTGTACGCCCGGCGGCTGGCAAGCCCGGAGGATTCCGTTGCGCTGGAACGGATGTACGGGTGGTACCGCGACCGTGTGACCGCCGCGGTCTCGTGGATCCACCCGAGGCTGGCTGGTGACCGCTATTTCCGAACTTGCAGCGAAGCGATCGCTTGGCTCGAGACGGAGCGCGGGAATCTCGTGGCGATCATCTTGGATGAGCGGCAGTCCGAGCTCGCGGTCGAGTTGGCGTGTTTGCTCACCCCTTTCTTCCGCGAGCGTCGCAACTTCGACGACTGGGGCCGGACCCTGACGGCCGCCTACCGTCGGGCTGAAGGCGAACGGAAGGCCGTGGTCGTCGTCGAATTGCGGTTCTTGGAAGCGGTGTCGCACACGCGAGTCGACATCGGCGAGGTGGCGGCCACGGCCCTGCCGGCCGATGACGGAGAAGTCCTGGCTTGCCTCGCGAGGACTTACCTGGCGTCCGGATGTGGCAGTCAGGCGAAGGAAGCCGCGACAGCTGCGCTGGCTCGGCTCCGAGCTGCCGGCGACCCGCGTGCCGAAGGCTGGGCTTTGCTGGTGCTCGCCGAGGTCTGCACCTACCAGCTGTTGTTCGACGAAGCGGCGGCCGCGCTGGAGCAGGCGTTGGAGATCTGGCAGCGGCTCGGCGATCGATGGTTCGAAGCCGAGACGTTGATGCGCAGAGCGAAGGCGGACCGCAAATGCAGCCAGGTCACGCACGCCATCGAATGTCTCGACCGCGCGTATTCGATCTACGACTCCTTCGGTGATTTGACCGGTAAGGCGCAGGCGATTTGCCTACGCGGCAGCGTTCTGGGCCAGTACGGTGACGCAAGGCGGGCTTACGAGGACCAGCTACTCGCGCACCGCTTCGCAGTCGACGCGGGCGACCTCCGTCTGGAAGTGCAGGTACTCGATGAACTTTGCTGCGCGGCGCGCGGAGTCGGCAAGATCGCTGCGTGCTGGGGGTATCACGACCGCTGGGCAGCGGTCGCGGACGCGCTCGGAGATCCCGACGGTCCGCTGGTCGCGTCGACGGAACTGGGCACGGCGTATTCCGAGCTCGGCAATCACGCGCGGGCGATTTCCCTGCTGCGTGAGCTTCGAGAGCGCGCACGCGGACTTCGGATCGAAACCGAAGGCCGGACGATCCGCGCACTTGGCGACGCGTACGGCCGGCAGGGTTGTATCACCGAAGCAGTGCGCTGTTATTTGGAACTCGAAGCGCTCTACGCGGATCACGGTGAACTTCTGGAGGGAGCACTGGGGGGACTCTGCGCTGTCTACCGGGCGGTCGGCAGTCTCGCTGACGTCATGGCTTGCGCAAAACGTCGCATCGAGGCGAACGGGAACAGGGGAGATCCGGGCAGTGAATGCTGGGCTTTGGATGACCTGGGGATCGCCAGTACCGCTTCCGGCCACTATCAAGATGCGATTTCAGTGCATGCTCGCGCGATGGAGCTGCGATCTGTGATGGGCATGGACTCGTACCGACGCGGCTGGGGATTCGTGGATATCGCCTTCGTGCACCTCGCGGCGGGGCGATTCGAAAATGCGTTGACGAACCTTTACGACGCTCGCTCGGTTCGCGAGAGCTCGGCCAACTTATTCGGTGTTCAGCAGCTGGTGGGTATGATCGCCGTGCTTCACATCGTGAGGCGCGAGTTCGATATCGCGCGATCTTTCGTCGAACAGGTCATCCGATTGTCTCCCTTTGTTGCCGGGCCGGTGGTGGAGGGCTTGAGGAAAATACTCGGATGTTATTTGTCTACCTTCAGGTTCGATGAGTTCGAGATGTGCTATCTGCGAGCCCTGCCGGCAGTCCGGCTTCTGGGCGACCGAACGAGTGGAGTGAGCATCCGGTGCTCCGCCGTGCAAGCCAGGCTCAGGGCGGGCCGAAGTGCGGAAGCTCTTGAGCTGCTCCGTTACGAGATCGACCTCGCTGAGGCGGCAACGGACTTTACCACCGCCGCGAGCCTTCGCTCTGAGCTCGTCGTCGCCCTGACCGGCCTTCGGCGATTCACCGACGCCGAATCCGAAGCGCTGCAGGGAATCCGGGCTGCGCAACGGACGGCGAGCGAAGCGGATCACATGAGCTTTCGGAGCCTCTGTGGACGGATCTACCGGAAGCAGGGCCGGTACGACGAGGCGCGGCGAATCCTTGACGCCGGTATCGCTATCTGTGAGCGCAACGGCCATCCGGCCAAGGCGGAGCTCCTGGCGCGCCTGGCCCAGACCTGTCTCGAGGCCGGAGCTCCGCGAGAAGCGGTCGACGCACAGCGCTCGCGCCTCGACTTGGATCGCGCAGCGGGTGACGACCGCAAGGTGGCCGTCACTCTCGCCAAGCTGGCCGAAGCCCACGGCGTGGCCGGCGAGCGCGCTGCGGCGCAACGATTCCTCGATGAGAGCATCGTCTTGACGCGTCAGCTGGAGGACCCGCGTGGGGCGGCTGCCGCTTTGGGTGCGTGCGCGCGGGCGGCGCAAAGCTTGGGACTGTTCGACCAGGCCGAGGAGCACTTCATCGAGCAGGAGAAGCTCAGCGGTGTGGTCTTCGATCTGGATTCACAAGCGAAGTCCGTCTCGAACCGTGCCGAACACCATCGCCGAGCCGGCCGGCACGCGACCGCGCGTGAGCTTCATGAGCGGGGCCTGGAGTTGCGACGGGAGCTCGGAGATCCGCTCGGAACCGCCGACCAGCTGCGGAAGCTGGGCGTGGTCACCGCGGAACTCGGCCTGCTCGACGAGGCAGTCGGACTCCTGACGGAGAGCCGCGCCATGGCCGGAAACTTCGGTGACACCGCCCGTCTCGCGGACGCCTGCCGGGCACTTGCGGCCGTTCATGCTCGTCGAGGCGACGTCCGGCCGGCTGAGCAACTGCTGGCTCGATGCCGCACTCTTTACGAGCGGCTGGGTGATGTTGTGGAGCTTCGAGGACTGCCCAGGAGCGTCAGCGAGTCATGA
- a CDS encoding FAD-dependent monooxygenase, with amino-acid sequence MNRDVVISGGGPVGLMLACELRLTGVDVLVVERLPEPDVTIKAGSVNLTTAEAFYRRGLLPAMDENVRQNAAKIEEFLKSRGGGGPKPAMPVGHFAGIMVASNGVDFEDPDFRDVGPASRVVVIQQQAVEAILAARALELGVEIRRGVELTGFDADDDGVTVHLGDDRVRASWLVGCDGGRSPVRKLAGFEFPGTDPAVTGRQAMAELSGVDKLPGGWQHGTGGLYVHGPVPGRMLTVEFDGPPADRNSPITAQELEDSFRRVSGADVRVLKVHSATRFTDNARQASTYRLGRVLLAGDAAHVHSPFGGQGLNLGIGDAVNLGWKLAATIHGWAPDGLLDSYTTERHPIGEWVLEWTRAQVALMRSDVRTKALRQVVGDLLRTDDGATYLAKKLSGVLHRYPLDGEHDLTGRAAPDFAFADGTRLGEHLQDGKALLLDLADNAELRQAAAGWGDRVDVLAVKCDSEPALTGVLLRPDGFVAWASEDGGTAGLAAALRKWFGEPA; translated from the coding sequence ATGAACAGGGATGTGGTGATCTCCGGGGGCGGACCGGTCGGCTTGATGCTGGCCTGTGAACTTCGGCTGACGGGCGTGGATGTGCTCGTCGTCGAACGGCTGCCCGAGCCGGATGTGACGATCAAGGCCGGGTCGGTCAACCTGACGACCGCCGAGGCCTTCTACCGGCGGGGGCTGCTGCCCGCCATGGACGAAAACGTGCGGCAGAACGCCGCGAAGATCGAGGAGTTCCTCAAGTCGCGCGGTGGGGGCGGGCCGAAGCCGGCGATGCCCGTGGGGCACTTCGCCGGGATCATGGTCGCCTCGAACGGGGTCGACTTCGAGGATCCCGACTTCCGGGACGTCGGGCCCGCGTCGCGCGTCGTCGTCATCCAGCAGCAGGCCGTCGAGGCGATCCTCGCCGCTCGCGCTCTCGAACTCGGGGTCGAGATCCGGCGCGGGGTCGAGCTGACCGGGTTCGACGCCGACGACGACGGCGTCACGGTGCACCTCGGGGATGACCGGGTGCGCGCGAGCTGGCTGGTCGGGTGCGACGGGGGTCGCAGCCCGGTCCGGAAGCTGGCCGGGTTCGAGTTCCCCGGGACCGATCCCGCCGTCACCGGGCGGCAGGCGATGGCCGAGCTCAGCGGGGTCGACAAGCTGCCCGGGGGCTGGCAGCACGGCACCGGCGGCCTCTACGTCCACGGGCCGGTGCCCGGGCGGATGCTCACCGTCGAGTTCGACGGGCCGCCCGCCGACCGGAACTCCCCGATCACCGCGCAGGAGCTCGAAGACAGCTTCCGGCGGGTGTCCGGCGCCGACGTCCGGGTGCTGAAGGTGCACAGCGCGACGCGCTTCACCGACAACGCGCGCCAGGCGAGCACCTACCGCCTCGGCCGCGTCCTGCTGGCCGGCGACGCCGCGCACGTCCACTCCCCCTTCGGCGGGCAGGGGCTGAACCTGGGCATCGGCGACGCCGTCAACCTCGGCTGGAAGCTCGCCGCGACCATCCACGGCTGGGCGCCCGACGGCCTGCTCGACAGCTACACCACCGAACGGCACCCGATCGGCGAGTGGGTGCTCGAGTGGACGCGGGCGCAGGTCGCGCTGATGCGCAGCGACGTCCGGACGAAGGCGCTGCGCCAGGTCGTCGGCGACCTGCTGCGCACCGACGACGGCGCCACCTACCTGGCCAAGAAGCTCTCCGGCGTGCTGCACCGGTACCCGCTCGACGGCGAGCACGACCTCACCGGCCGTGCCGCACCGGACTTCGCCTTCGCCGACGGGACGCGCCTCGGTGAGCACCTCCAGGACGGCAAGGCGCTCCTGCTTGACCTCGCCGACAACGCCGAACTGCGGCAGGCGGCGGCCGGCTGGGGCGACCGTGTCGACGTCCTGGCCGTGAAGTGCGACAGCGAGCCCGCGCTCACCGGCGTGCTGCTCCGGCCGGACGGGTTCGTCGCCTGGGCGAGCGAGGACGGCGGGACCGCCGGGCTGGCCGCCGCGCTGCGGAAGTGGTTCGGCGAGCCCGCCTGA
- a CDS encoding TetR/AcrR family transcriptional regulator — MADHGLRERKKQATRQLISNVATGMFIQRGFDQVTVAEIAEAAGVSKMTVFNYFPRKEDLFLDRHADRLAELTSVVSSRPAGVSPCAALRAHQHSLLASGHPLSGAIAGGPGFWWVLTSSPALMARWYEQEREIAAAFTSVFVSETGDAFRSRMVAGLLTTAIATIFSHAMERIIGGEDAELVRREQVAFIDEAFDLVENGVGDFPGA, encoded by the coding sequence ATGGCGGATCACGGACTGCGCGAGCGCAAGAAGCAGGCAACACGCCAGCTGATCTCGAACGTGGCGACAGGCATGTTCATCCAGCGCGGCTTCGACCAGGTGACGGTGGCGGAGATCGCCGAGGCGGCGGGCGTCTCGAAGATGACGGTGTTCAACTACTTCCCGCGCAAGGAGGACCTGTTCCTCGACCGCCACGCGGACCGCCTGGCGGAGCTGACGTCGGTGGTCTCGTCCCGGCCGGCGGGCGTCTCGCCCTGCGCGGCTCTACGCGCGCACCAGCACTCACTGCTGGCCTCCGGCCACCCGTTGTCCGGCGCCATCGCGGGCGGCCCCGGCTTCTGGTGGGTGCTGACGTCGAGCCCGGCGTTGATGGCGCGCTGGTACGAGCAGGAGCGGGAGATCGCTGCGGCGTTCACTTCGGTGTTCGTCTCGGAGACTGGCGACGCTTTCCGGTCCCGGATGGTGGCGGGGTTGCTGACCACGGCAATCGCGACGATCTTTTCGCACGCGATGGAGCGGATCATCGGGGGCGAGGACGCGGAATTGGTCCGGCGGGAGCAGGTCGCGTTCATCGACGAGGCATTCGACCTGGTGGAAAACGGCGTGGGAGATTTTCCGGGAGCGTAG
- the dmpG gene encoding 4-hydroxy-2-oxovalerate aldolase produces the protein MTRPELEHDVRIVDTTLRDGSHAMAHRFTEQQVRDTVRALDRAGVGVIEVTHGDGLGGSSFTYGFSAVDELKLIAAAREEARQAKIAVLLVPGIGTAEDLQRAFDAGAEMVRVATHCTEADVSPQHFGLARELGMETAGFLMMAHRTPPEDLAKQARIMVDAGCQAAYVTDSAGALLMHEARARFEALVAEVGDTAWVGYHGHQNLSLGVANSVLAYEAGVRYIDGSLCALGAGAGNSPTEVLAAVFDRLGIDTGLDVGALLDAAEEVVRPYLQRWPKMDRNAIVQGWAGVYSSFLLHAERAAERYGVPAQAILRRCGELALVGGQEDMIIDVAVQLAAEG, from the coding sequence ATGACCCGCCCGGAGCTGGAGCACGACGTCCGGATCGTCGACACGACGCTGCGCGACGGCAGCCACGCGATGGCCCACCGCTTCACCGAGCAGCAGGTGCGCGACACGGTGCGCGCGCTGGACCGCGCGGGCGTCGGGGTCATCGAGGTGACCCACGGCGACGGCCTCGGCGGCTCGTCGTTCACCTACGGCTTCTCCGCCGTCGACGAGCTGAAACTGATCGCGGCGGCGCGGGAGGAGGCTCGGCAGGCGAAGATCGCCGTGCTGCTCGTGCCCGGCATCGGGACGGCCGAAGACCTCCAGCGCGCCTTCGACGCGGGCGCGGAAATGGTTCGGGTGGCCACGCACTGCACCGAAGCCGACGTCTCGCCGCAGCACTTCGGCCTGGCACGCGAACTCGGGATGGAGACGGCCGGGTTCCTGATGATGGCGCACCGGACACCGCCGGAGGACCTGGCGAAGCAGGCCAGGATCATGGTGGACGCGGGCTGCCAGGCGGCGTACGTGACGGACTCGGCGGGCGCGCTGCTGATGCACGAGGCACGGGCGAGGTTCGAGGCGCTGGTCGCGGAGGTCGGCGACACGGCGTGGGTCGGCTACCACGGGCACCAGAACCTTTCGCTCGGCGTCGCGAACTCCGTGCTGGCCTACGAAGCCGGCGTCCGCTACATCGACGGCTCGCTGTGCGCCCTCGGCGCGGGCGCGGGCAACTCGCCGACGGAGGTCCTCGCGGCGGTGTTCGACCGCCTGGGGATCGACACGGGCCTCGACGTCGGCGCGTTGCTGGACGCGGCGGAGGAGGTCGTCCGCCCGTACCTGCAGCGCTGGCCGAAGATGGACCGCAACGCGATCGTCCAGGGCTGGGCGGGGGTGTATTCGAGCTTCCTGCTGCACGCGGAGCGCGCGGCGGAGCGCTACGGCGTCCCGGCCCAGGCGATCCTCCGCCGCTGCGGTGAGCTGGCCCTGGTCGGCGGCCAGGAGGACATGATCATCGACGTCGCGGTGCAGCTGGCTGCGGAGGGTTAG